A portion of the Acidisarcina polymorpha genome contains these proteins:
- a CDS encoding S1/P1 nuclease, producing MSPILPKILRASAGFFAVLLLLPMPACFGWGSDGHRMINRLAAEKLPAGVPAFLQTAAAIDEVEYLGPEPDRWRSMGEPELSNSQAPEHFIDLELADMVGRLPRRRFEFIADLYAQGLMHPDLAQQLRPERVGLQPYVTTEVYQRLKAAMREYREQSAARKDTKPVEQAIVFYAGWLGHYVGDGSQPLHVTVNYDGWVDKENPSGYTTAHGIHSKFETAFVATNLKAADVAPLMTPPLLVGDVFDDYVAYLRRSASLVQRTYQLEKLGGFDGPGTVESKQFTAERLAAAASELRNLYYTAWIESGKPVPERPGTTPASGKPSAGL from the coding sequence ATGTCGCCCATTTTGCCTAAAATTCTCCGTGCTTCCGCAGGCTTCTTCGCCGTCTTGTTGCTGCTGCCTATGCCGGCCTGCTTCGGGTGGGGGAGTGACGGGCACCGCATGATCAATCGGTTGGCGGCGGAAAAGCTTCCTGCCGGGGTGCCCGCCTTTCTGCAAACCGCTGCGGCGATCGATGAAGTCGAATACCTCGGGCCTGAGCCTGACCGGTGGCGCTCAATGGGAGAGCCAGAGTTAAGCAACTCGCAAGCGCCCGAGCATTTCATCGACCTCGAGTTGGCGGATATGGTGGGTCGGCTGCCGCGCCGTCGTTTCGAGTTCATCGCGGATTTATACGCGCAAGGCCTCATGCACCCCGATCTGGCGCAGCAATTGCGGCCGGAAAGGGTTGGACTGCAGCCCTACGTCACCACTGAGGTCTATCAGCGGCTGAAGGCGGCGATGCGAGAATATCGCGAGCAGTCGGCAGCGCGTAAAGACACGAAGCCGGTGGAGCAGGCAATTGTGTTCTACGCCGGCTGGCTGGGACACTATGTCGGGGATGGTTCACAGCCATTGCATGTCACGGTGAACTATGACGGTTGGGTAGATAAAGAGAATCCTAGTGGCTACACGACGGCCCACGGCATCCACTCGAAGTTCGAAACGGCATTCGTGGCGACAAACCTGAAGGCTGCGGACGTCGCCCCGCTGATGACACCGCCGCTGCTAGTCGGCGACGTATTCGACGACTATGTTGCGTATCTGCGACGCTCCGCATCGCTTGTTCAGCGCACGTACCAGTTGGAGAAGCTAGGCGGGTTCGATGGCCCAGGCACCGTGGAGTCGAAGCAGTTTACCGCGGAGAGGTTGGCGGCCGCTGCGAGCGAGCTGAGAAATCTGTACTACACCGCATGGATAGAGAGCGGAAAGCCTGTTCCGGAGCGGCCGGGCACAACCCCGGCAAGTGGGAAGCCTAGCGCTGGATTGTGA
- a CDS encoding 1,9-bis(guanidino)-5-aza-nonane synthase, whose protein sequence is MTTKKELLTQPIQHIDIKQHNVVALVDAMQHMAFSSRDLYRAASIYERMLRDTDCGVILCLAGSMVSAGLKQVFIDLLRNNMVDAIVSTGANIVDQDFFEALGYRHWIADDLYKSGTQDNELRELMIDRIYDTMINEEELRDCDAITGEIADSLDPRPYSSREFIRAMGAYLESHGKTPEKGGVDSITYAAYQLDVPIFCPAFSDCSAGFGLVMHQHKRGDKPKISIDSAKDFYEITQLKIANRTTGLFMLGGGVPKNFAQDIVVAAEILTEDAPMHKYAIQVTVADVRDGALSSSTLKEASSWGKVDTTYEQMVYSEATLAVPLIAGYAYHKKAYEARKSRHWARLLEPVTA, encoded by the coding sequence ATGACAACGAAAAAAGAACTCCTCACTCAACCCATTCAGCACATCGATATCAAGCAGCACAACGTCGTTGCTCTGGTCGATGCCATGCAGCATATGGCGTTCAGCTCCCGTGATCTCTACCGGGCAGCCTCGATCTACGAGCGCATGTTGCGAGATACCGACTGCGGGGTCATCCTCTGCCTCGCCGGCTCGATGGTCTCTGCGGGGTTGAAGCAGGTCTTCATCGATTTGCTACGCAACAACATGGTCGACGCCATCGTCTCGACGGGCGCAAACATTGTCGATCAGGACTTTTTCGAAGCCTTAGGATACCGCCATTGGATCGCCGACGACCTTTATAAGTCCGGCACTCAGGATAACGAGCTCCGTGAACTCATGATCGATCGCATCTACGACACCATGATCAATGAGGAAGAATTGCGCGACTGCGACGCGATCACCGGAGAGATTGCCGACTCGCTCGACCCCCGCCCCTACAGCTCTCGTGAATTCATTCGCGCCATGGGCGCTTATCTCGAAAGTCATGGCAAGACTCCAGAAAAGGGTGGCGTCGATTCGATCACCTACGCGGCCTATCAGCTTGACGTGCCGATCTTCTGCCCTGCCTTCAGCGATTGCTCCGCCGGGTTCGGTCTGGTCATGCATCAGCATAAGCGCGGCGACAAGCCGAAGATCTCGATCGACTCTGCCAAGGACTTCTACGAAATCACACAACTCAAGATTGCCAATCGCACTACCGGCCTCTTCATGCTCGGCGGCGGCGTCCCGAAGAACTTTGCTCAAGATATCGTGGTCGCGGCCGAGATCCTGACCGAGGATGCTCCCATGCACAAATATGCGATTCAGGTTACGGTCGCCGACGTCCGCGATGGCGCTCTTTCCTCGAGCACCCTGAAAGAGGCGAGCTCGTGGGGGAAAGTCGATACGACTTACGAACAAATGGTCTACAGCGAGGCTACCCTCGCGGTGCCGTTGATC
- a CDS encoding DUF2062 domain-containing protein, protein MAGKRSPTPDVRRAATSPGEWELKTLLLPHRSIAGRLLHLLRQGLTAQKLALSIALGVGLSCFPIFGTTTILCTIVAVAFGLNLPAIQVGNYLALPLQLGLFIPFLRLGERVVHASRMPLSPQQLLQLAKTSPTQTAQILLSGQWHAILGWLIVAPPMTLLLAVLLRPLMRRLLARADRPPLAATITIQR, encoded by the coding sequence ATGGCGGGCAAAAGGTCGCCCACTCCAGATGTCCGTCGCGCAGCCACTTCGCCAGGAGAGTGGGAGCTGAAAACGTTGCTACTTCCCCATCGATCGATCGCGGGCCGCCTGCTTCATCTTCTCCGCCAAGGCCTTACAGCGCAAAAACTCGCCCTCAGTATCGCCCTTGGCGTCGGCCTGAGCTGCTTTCCCATCTTCGGCACCACTACTATCCTGTGCACTATCGTCGCTGTTGCATTCGGGCTAAACCTGCCCGCCATCCAAGTGGGCAACTATTTGGCTCTGCCGCTTCAACTCGGGCTTTTTATCCCGTTCCTTCGATTGGGCGAACGCGTCGTTCATGCTTCCCGGATGCCACTCTCACCACAGCAACTTCTTCAGCTGGCAAAGACCTCGCCGACGCAGACAGCGCAGATTTTGCTCAGCGGTCAATGGCATGCGATTTTAGGATGGCTGATCGTTGCTCCGCCCATGACGTTGCTGCTCGCCGTGCTACTGCGTCCGCTAATGCGGCGACTGCTGGCGCGGGCTGACCGGCCTCCACTTGCCGCCACAATCACAATCCAGCGCTAG